The Zobellia alginiliquefaciens genome contains a region encoding:
- the sucC gene encoding ADP-forming succinate--CoA ligase subunit beta, with product MNLHEYQGKEILASFGVRIQRGIVAHNSKEAVEAAKQLTAETGTGWHVIKAQVHAGGRGKGGGVKLAKNLKEVEEIAGNIIGMNLITPQTSAAGKKVHQVLVAEDVYYPGDSETSEFYMSVLLNRGTGRNMIMYSTEGGMDIEEVAESTPHLIFTEEIDPATGLLPFQARKIAFNLGLSGTAFKEMTKFVASLYKAYVESDSSMFEINPVLKTSDDKIMAVDAKVSIDDNALYRRKQYAEMRDLREENPIEVEAGALGLNYVDLDGNVGCMVNGAGLAMATMDLIKMAGGEPANFLDVGGTADAKRVEEAFRIILKDEGVKAILVNIFGGIVRCDRVANGIVEAYKNMGDAIKVPIIVRLQGTNAEIAKEIIDNSGLAVHSAVQFQEAADKVKEVLA from the coding sequence ATGAATCTTCACGAGTACCAAGGAAAAGAGATTTTGGCCAGTTTCGGTGTGCGCATTCAGCGCGGTATCGTGGCCCATAATTCAAAGGAAGCCGTTGAGGCTGCAAAACAACTAACTGCAGAGACCGGAACAGGTTGGCACGTTATAAAAGCCCAGGTACATGCAGGTGGCCGTGGTAAAGGTGGAGGTGTAAAATTGGCCAAAAACCTAAAAGAAGTAGAGGAGATCGCAGGGAACATTATTGGAATGAACCTAATTACCCCTCAGACTTCTGCAGCCGGTAAAAAAGTACATCAAGTTTTAGTTGCCGAGGATGTATACTACCCGGGCGATAGCGAAACTAGTGAGTTTTACATGTCTGTTCTATTAAATAGGGGAACAGGTAGAAATATGATTATGTATTCTACGGAAGGTGGAATGGATATTGAGGAAGTTGCCGAGAGCACTCCACATCTTATTTTTACCGAAGAGATTGATCCTGCTACAGGTCTTTTACCGTTTCAAGCTAGAAAAATAGCTTTTAACCTAGGGCTTTCCGGAACTGCTTTTAAAGAAATGACCAAATTCGTTGCTTCTTTGTATAAAGCGTATGTAGAGAGTGACTCTAGCATGTTTGAAATCAACCCTGTATTGAAAACATCAGATGATAAAATTATGGCAGTAGATGCAAAGGTGTCTATTGATGATAATGCATTGTACCGTAGAAAACAGTATGCAGAAATGCGCGACTTACGAGAGGAAAACCCGATCGAAGTTGAGGCGGGTGCGTTAGGATTAAACTATGTAGACTTAGATGGTAACGTTGGCTGTATGGTTAACGGAGCCGGACTTGCAATGGCTACAATGGATTTAATCAAGATGGCCGGTGGTGAGCCTGCCAACTTCTTGGATGTTGGTGGTACTGCAGATGCGAAAAGAGTTGAAGAAGCGTTTCGTATTATTTTAAAAGACGAGGGTGTTAAAGCAATTCTTGTAAATATCTTTGGAGGTATTGTGCGTTGTGATCGTGTAGCAAATGGTATTGTAGAGGCTTACAAAAATATGGGAGATGCTATTAAAGTTCCTATTATTGTGCGTTTGCAAGGAACCAATGCAGAGATTGCAAAAGAGATTATTGATAACTCTGGTTTAGCGGTACATTCTGCAGTTCAGTTTCAAGAAGCTGCGGATAAAGTAAAAGAGGTTCTGGCTTAG
- a CDS encoding LON peptidase substrate-binding domain-containing protein: protein MKLALLPLQSIFFPGETVPLHIFEDRYKQLIRDCRKEAVTFGIPVYINDSMTFGTEVQLVEIVNTYDDGSMDVTCVARQVFRILSFENQMGGKLYAGGNIQFIYSVRDADKPLKKRVLDKIHELYELMGVPYTVLPLEKFNSYVLVHKMGLSFDQEYKLLQMPSERDRLLFMESHLVSTISMLSEVNRTKKTIEMNGNFKNFDPLDFEDFNL, encoded by the coding sequence ATGAAACTGGCGCTACTACCTCTGCAATCCATATTTTTTCCGGGTGAAACCGTACCTCTGCATATTTTTGAAGACCGTTATAAGCAGTTGATCAGAGACTGTAGAAAGGAAGCGGTAACCTTTGGGATTCCCGTGTATATAAATGATAGTATGACTTTTGGAACAGAGGTGCAATTGGTAGAGATTGTAAACACCTACGATGATGGTAGTATGGATGTTACCTGTGTTGCACGCCAAGTTTTTCGTATTCTAAGTTTTGAAAATCAGATGGGCGGAAAACTGTATGCGGGCGGTAACATTCAATTTATATATAGTGTTAGGGATGCAGATAAACCCTTGAAAAAGCGGGTACTGGATAAGATACATGAACTCTATGAGCTCATGGGGGTGCCTTATACTGTATTACCCTTAGAAAAATTCAACAGTTATGTGCTAGTACATAAGATGGGACTTTCATTTGATCAAGAATACAAGTTGTTGCAAATGCCAAGTGAGCGTGATCGCTTGTTGTTCATGGAGTCTCATTTGGTCTCTACTATTTCTATGCTGAGCGAAGTGAACCGAACTAAAAAGACCATAGAGATGAACGGTAACTTTAAGAATTTTGACCCATTGGATTTTGAGGATTTTAATCTATAA
- a CDS encoding thioredoxin family protein: protein MKIFSTSAVKLALFAFIGLMATNSSAQEVTWLSWNEAAELATTEKNPKKIFIDVYTDWCGWCKKMDKDTFQNAEVAAYMEENFYMVKLDGEGKDPIEFKGKTYKFIPSGRKGYHEFAAALMQGRMSYPTTIFLDEEMNMLSPLPGYQKPEPFLNIARYFGDNIYKDQDWKTYAGESK, encoded by the coding sequence ATGAAAATATTCTCCACATCCGCAGTAAAGCTTGCCTTATTTGCCTTTATAGGTTTAATGGCAACTAATAGCAGTGCTCAAGAGGTTACATGGCTTAGCTGGAACGAAGCAGCAGAATTGGCTACTACAGAAAAAAATCCAAAGAAGATTTTTATCGATGTGTATACGGATTGGTGCGGATGGTGCAAGAAGATGGACAAGGATACTTTTCAGAATGCCGAAGTAGCTGCGTATATGGAAGAGAACTTCTATATGGTAAAATTGGATGGAGAAGGAAAAGACCCTATAGAATTCAAAGGAAAGACTTATAAATTCATACCTTCTGGAAGAAAAGGATACCATGAATTTGCCGCTGCTTTAATGCAGGGAAGAATGAGTTACCCTACTACTATTTTTCTGGACGAAGAAATGAATATGCTCTCTCCGCTACCTGGTTACCAGAAACCGGAGCCTTTTTTGAATATTGCCCGTTATTTTGGCGACAATATCTACAAGGACCAAGATTGGAAAACTTACGCCGGAGAAAGTAAATAA
- a CDS encoding permease, with product MNFALQNTLELLLIIGLGLLLQKKVAKQDLKGVKVIILSVALPAVIFVALLKIKLDSSLLIFPLLALAFNLVMLLASKYLLNSSVPKEESSKRRTIMMLMPSLAPGLSCFPFIAIYLGDDSVALAALADVGNKIFVLILLYMVAMHWYQKRALKDLQTSTSNKLKGLGLALIKEPINMVIIVGLLLLSFGFNIESLPGFLQNTALSIKVIMTPLILLFIGMAVRIKSGEFGLILSLLTRRAGITFCLSAIFILLFPGLAAPLVLLIIVFPQSSCSFWPFAHMSAISSMEEEDKQDKPTFDINFAVNILALSLPFSTMLAIGIFTFSDFFINPAILLLIGFGMITVSFIPYLIEKVKKSKETDLSGQFNTYAGIDNHSQPSEDN from the coding sequence ATGAATTTTGCCCTTCAAAACACGTTAGAACTTTTACTCATTATTGGTTTAGGGCTGTTACTGCAAAAAAAAGTAGCAAAACAAGACCTTAAAGGCGTCAAGGTAATTATACTAAGCGTTGCCTTACCGGCCGTAATTTTCGTCGCCCTTTTAAAAATAAAATTAGATAGTTCCTTATTGATTTTCCCCCTACTGGCCTTGGCATTTAATCTTGTTATGCTATTGGCTTCAAAATACCTATTGAACTCATCGGTACCAAAAGAGGAAAGTTCAAAAAGAAGAACTATCATGATGCTAATGCCTTCGTTGGCTCCAGGACTTTCCTGCTTTCCGTTCATTGCCATTTACTTAGGTGATGACTCCGTAGCACTGGCCGCCCTAGCAGATGTTGGGAACAAAATTTTTGTTCTGATACTGCTTTATATGGTTGCTATGCACTGGTATCAAAAAAGAGCTTTAAAAGATTTACAAACCTCAACCTCTAACAAATTAAAGGGTTTAGGTTTAGCCTTAATAAAAGAGCCTATTAATATGGTTATCATCGTAGGTCTTTTATTATTGTCTTTCGGGTTTAACATAGAATCATTGCCTGGTTTTTTACAAAATACTGCATTGAGCATAAAAGTTATAATGACACCTCTTATACTATTGTTTATTGGTATGGCAGTACGTATTAAATCTGGTGAGTTTGGCCTTATCCTCTCTCTCTTAACACGTAGAGCAGGAATTACATTCTGCCTTTCCGCTATTTTTATTTTACTATTCCCAGGCTTAGCCGCACCATTAGTTTTGCTCATAATAGTATTCCCGCAAAGCTCATGTAGTTTCTGGCCTTTTGCCCATATGAGTGCAATTAGCTCCATGGAAGAAGAAGATAAGCAGGATAAACCAACCTTTGACATCAATTTTGCCGTTAATATTTTGGCATTATCATTACCGTTTTCTACCATGCTCGCCATAGGAATATTCACCTTTAGCGATTTCTTTATCAACCCTGCAATTTTACTATTAATAGGTTTTGGTATGATAACGGTTTCTTTTATTCCTTATCTAATTGAAAAAGTAAAGAAAAGCAAAGAAACGGACCTATCCGGCCAATTTAATACATACGCGGGTATCGATAATCATTCACAACCTTCAGAAGACAACTAA
- the ald gene encoding alanine dehydrogenase, with protein sequence MTIGIPKEVKNNESRVGMTPGGVFELTKKGHIVYVQSSAGDGSGFFDNDYKKAGALILDTIGQVYGISEMIVKVKEPMPEEYDLVQPDQIVFTYFHFASSEPLTKAMIESKSICIAYETVEDTDGTLPLLTPMSEVAGRMAIQQGAKYLEKPAKGRGVLLGGVPGVAPGKVLVLGGGVVGVQAAKMAAGLGAQVTILDINMKRLRHINDVMPPHVVTEFSNEFNIRKHIQTHDLIIGGVLLKGAKAPNLITRDMLKEMRPGTVIVDVAVDQGGCVETTKPTTHEDPIYIIDDVVHYSVANMPGAVPYTSTVALTNVTLPYVLKLANLGWANATDADPALKKGLNIINGEVVYDGILEAF encoded by the coding sequence ATGACAATTGGTATCCCAAAGGAGGTGAAAAATAACGAGAGCCGCGTAGGTATGACACCTGGTGGTGTTTTTGAATTAACTAAAAAAGGTCATATTGTTTATGTTCAGTCCAGTGCCGGAGATGGAAGCGGTTTTTTTGACAATGACTACAAAAAAGCAGGAGCACTTATTTTAGACACTATAGGCCAAGTTTATGGCATTAGTGAAATGATCGTAAAGGTCAAAGAACCTATGCCCGAGGAGTACGATTTAGTACAGCCAGATCAAATAGTTTTCACCTACTTTCATTTTGCCTCTAGTGAGCCATTGACCAAAGCAATGATAGAAAGCAAATCTATCTGTATTGCTTATGAAACGGTCGAAGACACAGATGGCACCTTACCGTTACTTACTCCAATGTCCGAAGTGGCCGGGAGAATGGCAATTCAACAAGGAGCCAAATACTTAGAAAAACCAGCAAAAGGAAGAGGTGTTCTTTTAGGTGGAGTACCTGGTGTTGCGCCCGGCAAAGTATTGGTATTGGGTGGCGGTGTAGTTGGCGTTCAAGCGGCTAAAATGGCTGCAGGCCTTGGGGCTCAAGTTACCATATTAGACATTAACATGAAGCGACTTAGACATATAAATGATGTTATGCCTCCTCATGTAGTGACAGAGTTCTCCAATGAATTTAATATCCGAAAGCATATTCAAACGCATGACCTAATTATTGGCGGCGTTCTTTTAAAAGGAGCTAAAGCTCCAAATCTTATTACCAGGGATATGCTGAAAGAAATGAGACCAGGGACGGTTATAGTAGATGTTGCCGTAGACCAAGGCGGATGTGTAGAAACCACGAAGCCCACCACTCATGAAGACCCTATTTATATTATTGACGATGTTGTACATTATTCAGTTGCCAATATGCCCGGAGCTGTTCCGTATACATCTACCGTTGCACTTACCAATGTAACCCTACCTTATGTATTAAAACTAGCCAATTTAGGATGGGCAAATGCTACTGATGCAGACCCAGCGCTTAAGAAAGGGCTAAATATAATTAACGGAGAAGTGGTTTATGATGGTATTCTGGAAGCATTTTAA
- the lysA gene encoding diaminopimelate decarboxylase, which produces MNNADLLNIAKTYGDPVYVYDSEKIISQFQRLTSAFSSVKKLKLNYAAKALSNIAILKLMNSLGSGLDTVSIQEVQLGLLAGFKPESIIFTPNGVSLEEIEEASKLGVRINIDNLSILEQFGSKHPDVPVCIRINPHVMAGGNANISVGHIDSKFGISIHQIPHLLRIVNVTNMNINGIHMHTGSDILDIDVFLYASEILFETAKNFKNLDFIDFGSGFKVPYKDGDIETNVEELGKKLGSRFNEFCKEYGKELTLAFEPGKFLVSEAGNFLAKVNVVKQTTSTVFASIDSGFNHLIRPMLYGATHRILNISNPEGRERYYSVVGYICETDTFASNKRINEISEGDILCFKNAGAYCFTMASNYNSRFRPAEVLWHEGKAILIRERETFDDLIKHQIDVKNLFSPKKEKAVAK; this is translated from the coding sequence ATGAATAATGCCGATTTGCTAAATATAGCAAAAACCTATGGAGACCCCGTTTACGTTTACGATTCGGAAAAAATAATTTCTCAGTTTCAGAGACTTACAAGTGCCTTTAGCAGTGTAAAGAAGTTAAAACTTAATTATGCCGCTAAGGCGTTATCCAACATAGCTATACTTAAATTGATGAACAGTTTAGGTAGCGGCCTGGATACGGTTTCTATTCAAGAAGTACAATTAGGATTGCTTGCAGGATTTAAACCGGAATCTATCATTTTTACACCTAATGGCGTTTCTTTAGAAGAAATTGAAGAGGCTTCTAAATTGGGCGTTCGTATTAATATAGACAACCTCTCTATTTTAGAGCAGTTTGGCAGCAAGCATCCAGATGTTCCTGTGTGTATTCGTATCAACCCTCATGTTATGGCAGGTGGAAATGCGAATATCTCCGTGGGCCACATCGATTCAAAATTTGGTATTAGCATTCATCAGATTCCGCATTTGCTACGCATTGTTAATGTTACGAATATGAACATTAACGGTATACACATGCATACCGGAAGTGACATTTTAGACATTGATGTTTTTCTATACGCCTCAGAAATACTTTTTGAAACCGCTAAAAACTTTAAAAATCTAGATTTTATAGATTTCGGAAGCGGTTTTAAAGTACCTTATAAAGATGGTGATATTGAAACCAACGTTGAAGAACTGGGTAAAAAATTAGGTTCCAGGTTCAACGAATTCTGCAAAGAATACGGTAAAGAACTAACACTTGCCTTTGAACCAGGAAAATTTTTAGTGAGCGAAGCCGGTAACTTCCTTGCAAAAGTTAATGTAGTAAAACAAACTACTTCTACTGTTTTTGCTAGTATTGATTCTGGTTTTAACCATCTAATACGCCCAATGCTTTACGGAGCTACGCATCGTATCTTGAACATTTCCAACCCAGAAGGTAGAGAACGTTACTATTCTGTTGTAGGTTACATTTGTGAGACCGATACTTTTGCGAGCAATAAAAGAATTAATGAAATAAGTGAAGGCGATATTCTTTGCTTTAAAAATGCAGGTGCATATTGCTTTACCATGGCAAGTAATTACAACTCTAGGTTTAGGCCAGCGGAAGTATTGTGGCACGAGGGCAAAGCTATATTAATTAGAGAGCGAGAGACCTTTGACGACCTTATAAAACATCAGATAGATGTTAAAAATTTGTTTTCTCCTAAGAAGGAGAAGGCCGTAGCAAAATAA